DNA from Kitasatospora acidiphila:
CCGGCCGCAACCGCCGACGGGACGGGATCTTCCCAGATCGGTCAACCAGCGGTACCCATAGGGGATATGGACCGGCCTCTGCTCTTCCTCGACGTCGACGGCCCGCTCAACCCCTATGCGGCCAAACCCGAACGGCGCCCGGCGGGGTACCTCACCCTGCGGGTGCCGCGGATCCGGGAACCAGGTTCCACGCTACGGGTGTGGCTCAACCCGGAGCACGGAGCGGCGCTGCTGGCACTGGACTTCGAGCTGTGCTGGGCCACGGCCTGGGAAGCCCACGCCAACCGGTGGGTCAGCCCGGCCGTCAACCTGCCCGAGCTGCCCTACATCGACTTCGGCCCCGCCCTGCTGCGGGAGCGCCCGGACGACGTGCACTGGAAGACGGAGCGGGTGGTGGAGTACGCCGCCGGTCGCCCGTTCGCCTGGGTGGACGACGAGTTGGGGGACGCGGACGAAGCATATGTGGCCGCTCACCATCAGGGGCCCGCACTGCTGCACCACGTCAACCCACGGATCGGGCTGCGGGAGGGGGACTTCGCGGTGCTCGCCGAGTTCGCCTGCTCTCTTGGCCATTGACGGTCAGTCAGCTATCGGGCATTCCCGGCGGTCGACCGAGCGGCGGTAGACCTGCCGGGAGCCGCCCTCCGGGCCGGGTGCGGCGGCCTCGGCCGGGGTGAACCCGAGCCGCTCGTAGAAGACCCGGGCGCCGCTGGTCACCGCGCCCGGGTGGTCGGCGCCGAAGGTGACCACCTCAAGGGTGCCCGGGGCGTCCACGAACCTGCGGACGGCCTCTTCCACCAGCGCCCGGCCGGTGCCGCTACCGCGCTCGCCCTCGGCGACGACCAGCCAATGGACGTGGTACACAGGGGGCTTCGCGCCGAACAGCAGGGCACCGCGGAGCCGGTCCGACCCCGGGGAGGCGGCGACCAGCGCCGTCGACCGGCGGATGTTCTTGCGCACGGCCTCGTGGAACCCCGGCTCCTCGACCATCGGGCCGAACCAGTGCTCGACCTGGGCCGCCAGGTCGAGGAAGCCCTCGAAGTCCTGCTCGCGCGCCAGTCTGATGGTCGACGTAGTCACTCACTCCCCCGCCAGGTCGTAGACGGTGACCGGGACCCCACGGTCCGTCAGCTGCTCCCGAACCAGCGGCTCGACCACCTCCCAGCGCCCCTCGGCGAGCCCGCACCCGATCCTCGGCATGTGCACGGACGCCCCGAGCCGCAGTGCCTCCTCGCCAAGTCGCCGCAGTGCCTGCCCGATCGCCTCGTACCGCACCGGCGCCGGCGCACCGGGTGCGCGCCTGCTTCGCACACCGTGCTGGCCCACCATGTTCGCCACCCACAACTCTGGCTCGACCTGGACCAGTTGCAGCGCACCCAGCCCGAAGTCGTTCTCCGCCCGCCCCTGGTACCACTGCCGGAACGCCTCCTCCGGCTCCGCCCACCGCCGGGAGATGTCCACCACGATCCCCCTCCCCCAGCGGCCCGCGTCATTGCAGACGTGTGCGATCACCCTCGGCCCAGCGCCGTGTGGTGCGGTGGCGTCTCCGGTGCGGTAGGTGATCGTCTCGCTCATGTGTCCGAGGGTAGCGGTGGGGCCTGACAGTGGCCCGGCTCGGCGGTAGCGTCGACAGCATGCACGCAGTCCGGGTGGTCCTGATCGGTGGCACATCCAACGTCGGCAAGTCGACCGTGGCCCAGGCGATCGCGGAACGGCTCGGCCTCGACTGCCTGTCGACGGACGGGCTGGCGCGGCACCCGGGGCGGCCGTGGCGGACGGCCGAGCGGGAGGTGCCGGCGCATGTGGCCGAGCACTACGGCACCCTCACGGTCGATGAACTGCTGGCCTCCGTGCTCGACCACTACGAGCGGCTGTGGCCCCGGATCGAACAACTCGTCACCACGTATGCGGCCGGGGAGGGCCCGGGCCTCGTACTGGAGGGATCGGCGCTCTGGCCGACCCGCGTCGCCACCTTGACCGCCCCCGGCACGACCGCTGTCTGGCTCACCGCTGACGACGCCCTGCTCCGCACCCGGATCCGCACGGCCGGGCGCTACGACGAGGCGACGGAGCAGGAGCGGCATCTGATGGACAGGTTCACGGCCCGCACGCTGCGCTACCAGGCGGCGATGCTGGACGCCGTCACCACACTGGACCTGAACCACATCGACGTGGGCAGCGGGCGCCCGGTGGCGGAGGTGGCGGACGCGGTGCTGGCGCTGGCGCAGGCCGGATGACGTGCCAGAGCGCGGCGTCATAGCGTGGTGGACCATGAACATCCTGATCGTAGGCGGTAACGGCTTCCTGGGCCGCGAGTTGGTTCGGCAGGCGTCGACAACCGGGCACGCCGTAACGGCGACCTTCACCTCGCGGGCCGGCGACATCCCCCAGGTCCGCTGGTTTCCCATGGACCTGCGCCGCAGCGAGGAGATCGCGCGGGCACTCCGGGAGACCCGGCCGGACGTCGTCATCAACGCCGCGTACCGCCAGGCCGACTGGGCCACCACGGCCGACGGCCCGACCCGCCTGGCGATGGCCGCGAGTCAGTACGGATCCCGCCTGGTGCACGTATCCAGCGACGCCGTCTTCTCCGGCGCCGACGTGCACTACGACGAATCCGCCGACCCCGACCCGATCACCCCGTACGGGGCCGCGAAGGCCGCAGCCGAAACGGCGATCCGCCTGTTCGCCCCGGCCGCCGTCATCGCCCGCACCTCGCTGATCATCGGCGACGGCGACTCGGTCCACGAGGCACTCGTCCACGACCTGGCCACCGGGCAGCGGAGCGGCGTCCTGTTCACCGATGCCATCCGGTGCCCCGTCCATGTCACCGACCTCGCCGGGGCCCTCCTCGAGCTGAGCGCCTCCGATCACGCGGGCGTGTGCCACGTCGCAGGATCGGACGCCCTCAGCCGCCACGAACTCGGCCTCCTGATCGCCGCCCGCGACGGCCTGGACGCCGCCCTGCTCCCCGCCGGCCGCCTCGCCGACACCGACACCCCGGGCCCACTGGACGTCCGCCTGGACAGCACCCGGACGCAACGCCTCCTGCACACCACCCTGCGCGGCGCCCGCGAGTTCCTACGCCGCGCGCACTGACGGGCAGTTCCACCGGCCCGCCCTGCGGCACCCGCGATCACTTCACCCTCGTTCGGCAACGCGGTCAGGCTGCCCCAGCACCGGCGCCTCCCACGCGTACGTACCCGCCATCTGACGGAGCACCAGGCGCTGCGGCAGCAGGCCCGTGACGGCGAGCAGTGCATCGCGGACCAGGACGCCCGCCGGGGTGGTGCGGGCCACCAGCGCTCCCACGC
Protein-coding regions in this window:
- a CDS encoding GNAT family N-acetyltransferase, which produces MTTSTIRLAREQDFEGFLDLAAQVEHWFGPMVEEPGFHEAVRKNIRRSTALVAASPGSDRLRGALLFGAKPPVYHVHWLVVAEGERGSGTGRALVEEAVRRFVDAPGTLEVVTFGADHPGAVTSGARVFYERLGFTPAEAAAPGPEGGSRQVYRRSVDRRECPIAD
- a CDS encoding SDR family oxidoreductase, which produces MNILIVGGNGFLGRELVRQASTTGHAVTATFTSRAGDIPQVRWFPMDLRRSEEIARALRETRPDVVINAAYRQADWATTADGPTRLAMAASQYGSRLVHVSSDAVFSGADVHYDESADPDPITPYGAAKAAAETAIRLFAPAAVIARTSLIIGDGDSVHEALVHDLATGQRSGVLFTDAIRCPVHVTDLAGALLELSASDHAGVCHVAGSDALSRHELGLLIAARDGLDAALLPAGRLADTDTPGPLDVRLDSTRTQRLLHTTLRGAREFLRRAH
- a CDS encoding P-loop NTPase family protein, translated to MHAVRVVLIGGTSNVGKSTVAQAIAERLGLDCLSTDGLARHPGRPWRTAEREVPAHVAEHYGTLTVDELLASVLDHYERLWPRIEQLVTTYAAGEGPGLVLEGSALWPTRVATLTAPGTTAVWLTADDALLRTRIRTAGRYDEATEQERHLMDRFTARTLRYQAAMLDAVTTLDLNHIDVGSGRPVAEVADAVLALAQAG
- a CDS encoding macro domain-containing protein, with the translated sequence MSETITYRTGDATAPHGAGPRVIAHVCNDAGRWGRGIVVDISRRWAEPEEAFRQWYQGRAENDFGLGALQLVQVEPELWVANMVGQHGVRSRRAPGAPAPVRYEAIGQALRRLGEEALRLGASVHMPRIGCGLAEGRWEVVEPLVREQLTDRGVPVTVYDLAGE